In a genomic window of Thermosynechococcus sp. CL-1:
- a CDS encoding sulfite exporter TauE/SafE family protein, which produces MISEIGLLTVAGLAAGFVNAIAGGGTLISFPALVAIGLPPVVANLTSTVALVPGYLGATVAQRQDLKGQQRRLGWLFPSAVAGGITGAMLLLHTNEALFNALIPYLLLLAAVLLGVQEQVRAWLLQRISAPAVSEVGAIPLVFLAAVYGGYFGAGVSVILLAVLGIVLGESLTRLNGLKQMLAFGINVAAAAFFVVSGEVVWPAALGMAIATIVGGLLGGKFARAVNPLLLRRTVVLLAVVLAITYWLRQR; this is translated from the coding sequence ATGATCAGCGAGATCGGACTGCTGACCGTTGCAGGTCTGGCGGCGGGCTTTGTCAATGCCATTGCCGGTGGGGGAACACTGATTAGTTTTCCTGCCTTGGTGGCGATCGGCTTGCCGCCAGTGGTTGCCAATCTCACCAGCACGGTGGCTTTGGTACCCGGTTACTTGGGAGCGACAGTGGCGCAACGGCAGGATCTTAAGGGTCAGCAACGGCGCCTTGGTTGGCTCTTTCCCAGTGCGGTGGCCGGGGGCATCACAGGGGCGATGTTACTCTTGCACACTAACGAGGCACTGTTTAATGCCTTGATTCCCTATTTGCTCCTCTTGGCCGCTGTCCTCTTGGGGGTTCAGGAGCAGGTGCGGGCTTGGTTGCTGCAGCGGATCAGTGCGCCAGCCGTATCTGAAGTGGGAGCCATTCCTCTTGTGTTTCTAGCGGCGGTCTATGGCGGCTATTTTGGCGCGGGGGTGAGCGTGATTCTACTCGCCGTGCTGGGCATTGTTCTCGGGGAAAGCTTGACGCGCCTCAATGGCTTGAAGCAAATGTTGGCTTTTGGGATCAATGTCGCCGCAGCGGCGTTTTTTGTTGTGTCTGGGGAGGTGGTGTGGCCTGCTGCTTTGGGGATGGCGATCGCTACCATTGTTGGCGGACTTTTGGGGGGTAAATTTGCCCGTGCGGTTAACCCGCTGCTGTTACGCCGTACAGTGGTTCTTTTGGCCGTTGTGCTGGCGATCACTTACTGGTTGCGACAGCGATAA
- the trxB gene encoding thioredoxin-disulfide reductase — MTPPRIENVVIIGSGPAGYTAAIYAARANLKPFMFEGYQIGGLPGGQLMTTTEVENFPGFPEGIQGPQLMARMKAQAERWGTEMVTEDVIQVDFSQRPFLISSAERQVYAHSVIICTGATAKRLHLPGEEQYWTKGVSACAICDGATPIFKDVELAVIGGGDSAAEEAVYLTKYGSHVHLLVRSDKMRASKAMQDRVFANPKITVHWQTEAREILGDGNLMTGLQIINKATGEESVLPVRGLFYAIGHTPNTQLFKDFLELDSVGYIVTHHGTQTNVEGVFAAGDVQDHEYRQAVTAAGSGCMAALDAERWLSARGLIQEFHQTETETKPAETTPPTTSPEQAFDPNAIKHRGSYALRKLFHESDRLLLVKYVSPTCGPCHTLKPILDRLVDEFDGKVQLIEIDITEDSAIAEQAGVTSTPTIQLFKNKELLEVIVGMKPKSQYRETIQRYLA; from the coding sequence ATGACACCGCCACGGATTGAAAACGTTGTCATTATTGGTTCTGGCCCTGCGGGCTACACAGCAGCCATCTATGCTGCTCGCGCCAACCTCAAGCCCTTTATGTTTGAAGGCTATCAAATTGGGGGGCTGCCGGGGGGACAACTCATGACCACCACCGAAGTGGAAAACTTTCCCGGCTTTCCGGAAGGCATTCAAGGGCCGCAACTGATGGCACGGATGAAGGCGCAAGCGGAGCGCTGGGGCACAGAAATGGTCACTGAAGATGTGATTCAGGTGGATTTTAGTCAACGCCCCTTTCTCATTAGCTCAGCCGAGCGGCAGGTCTATGCCCACAGTGTGATTATCTGTACGGGTGCCACGGCCAAACGACTCCATCTGCCGGGGGAAGAACAGTATTGGACCAAGGGGGTCTCCGCCTGTGCCATTTGTGATGGGGCAACGCCGATTTTCAAGGATGTCGAGTTGGCGGTGATTGGCGGCGGTGATAGTGCAGCGGAGGAAGCAGTCTATCTCACTAAATATGGCTCCCATGTCCATCTCCTTGTGCGCAGTGACAAAATGCGCGCTAGTAAGGCGATGCAGGATCGCGTGTTTGCCAATCCTAAAATTACGGTTCACTGGCAAACTGAAGCACGGGAAATCCTTGGCGATGGCAATTTAATGACGGGTCTGCAGATTATCAATAAAGCCACAGGGGAAGAATCCGTCCTGCCGGTGCGCGGCCTATTCTACGCCATTGGTCATACCCCCAACACCCAACTCTTCAAAGATTTTCTGGAATTGGATAGTGTGGGCTATATCGTCACCCACCACGGGACACAAACGAATGTGGAAGGGGTCTTTGCCGCAGGGGATGTTCAAGACCATGAATACCGCCAAGCAGTAACGGCGGCAGGCAGTGGTTGTATGGCCGCCCTTGATGCCGAACGTTGGCTGTCGGCGCGGGGGCTAATTCAGGAGTTTCACCAAACGGAAACCGAAACCAAACCCGCAGAAACAACGCCACCTACAACATCCCCAGAACAGGCGTTTGATCCCAATGCCATCAAACACCGCGGCAGCTATGCCTTGCGCAAACTCTTTCACGAGAGCGATCGCCTGCTGCTAGTGAAATATGTTTCCCCCACCTGTGGCCCTTGTCATACCCTCAAGCCCATTTTGGATCGGCTGGTGGATGAATTCGATGGCAAAGTACAGCTCATTGAAATTGACATTACTGAAGATAGCGCGATCGCCGAGCAAGCAGGGGTTACCAGTACACCCACGATTCAACTCTTCAAAAACAAAGAACTCCTAGAGGTGATCGTGGGGATGAAACCCAAGAGTCAGTACCGCGAGACCATCCAACGCTACCTTGCTTAG
- the smc gene encoding chromosome segregation protein SMC, whose amino-acid sequence MYIKQLELTNFKSFGGTTVIPLLPGFTVISGPNGSGKSNLLDALLFALGLAGSKGMRAERLPDLVNHSQTRRGHSVIETRVTVTFALDAETEWRVTRRLRVTKQGTYTSTYAVNDQPCTLNELHDQLQAFCIYPQGYNVVLQGDVTSIISMNAKARREIIDELAGVADFDRKIAQAREKLDTVKERAERFRIVEQELIQQRDRLQRDRLHAEKYQALRLELQEQEQWLLVRQWQAHEAQKVQLQAQIQTLQKEQAERQAQLQQKAREIEAATVTLEQLNQEVKALGEEAYLRLQAALADLHAQERQCQRQQTSYQQQQAQLAEQLQQRQAQYHSQRLQQQQLAQELEQQQGDRPPLVTAVATSQATLDALRQQAQELNTAAQAWFQEHSQRRQRIDALIHELEPSRSELSRLQERSQQLRQRQGELHQAATSLEAQQLELQDGLTKAAAAVQQEEQQLQTLAQQLATAQQQLSLTEETYQRLEREQRQKQRELDQLEARQQAVQESQGSFAARLILSADLPGVFGLVAQLGQVEPRYQLALEIAAGARLGNIVVADDSVAAAAIAILKRERAGRATFLPLNKMARPKTLPLISLAGCIDYALNLVTFEPQYAPIFAYVFGSTLVFESLEAARLYLGQYRMVTLEGDLLEPSGAMTGGSYSRTNTLRFGQGVTPQESAEVQQVRDRLGELERLLDCLIQERTQKQGRVNELSQALSEARQSHRDRQRQWEQLQQQQQHLNRQQADLARQQQHLSQELTAAETELAHLEARLPELEAELAAERLTLNALEANPSHQQWQQLQEQLQAQEKIHADHVAALQAVDQALGDRHRQLEQLGRDLKQTEQEIQRLRQAQQETLCQQQALDQTLGDLATQIQSTQTALRELDARLGHLKGDRDRQDYQLRQQQKDYQQLEWQYQKASDTLTTLQAQLQEFSTIEAPPLPQPWPEVPANLSLSDIQQQCQALEKQLRAMEPVNMLAIQEFEETQGRLNELQEKLAVLEAERTEILLRIENFTTLRHQSFREAFDAVNANFQTIFATLSEGDGYLQLETPEDPFAGGLNLVAHPKGKPVQRLASMSGGEKSLTALSFIFALQRYRPSPFYAFDEVDMFLDGANVERLAKMIQQQSQEAQFIVVSLRRPMIEAAQRTIGVTQARGQHTQVIGLDLTAHH is encoded by the coding sequence GTGTATATCAAGCAGTTGGAACTCACGAATTTTAAGTCCTTTGGCGGCACAACCGTGATTCCGCTGCTGCCGGGGTTTACGGTCATTTCTGGTCCGAATGGCTCTGGAAAATCCAACCTGTTGGATGCGTTGCTTTTTGCCCTCGGCCTTGCGGGGTCTAAGGGGATGCGGGCAGAACGGCTCCCAGATTTGGTGAACCATAGCCAAACGCGGCGCGGCCATAGTGTTATTGAAACGCGAGTCACGGTGACCTTTGCGCTGGATGCTGAAACGGAATGGCGGGTGACGCGGCGACTGCGGGTAACCAAGCAGGGCACCTATACCTCGACCTATGCGGTAAATGATCAACCCTGCACGCTGAACGAACTGCACGACCAGTTGCAGGCGTTTTGTATCTATCCCCAAGGCTATAACGTGGTCTTGCAGGGGGATGTCACCAGCATTATCTCGATGAATGCCAAAGCACGGCGGGAAATTATTGACGAATTGGCGGGGGTGGCGGATTTTGACCGCAAGATTGCCCAAGCTCGCGAAAAATTAGATACAGTCAAGGAGCGCGCAGAACGCTTTCGCATTGTTGAGCAGGAACTCATCCAACAGCGCGATCGCCTGCAACGGGATCGCCTGCACGCGGAAAAATATCAAGCCCTACGACTGGAACTGCAAGAGCAAGAGCAATGGCTGCTGGTGCGCCAATGGCAAGCCCACGAAGCGCAAAAGGTGCAACTACAAGCACAGATTCAGACGCTACAAAAAGAACAAGCTGAACGCCAAGCCCAACTGCAACAAAAGGCACGGGAGATTGAAGCGGCAACGGTTACGCTAGAACAACTCAATCAAGAGGTGAAAGCCCTCGGCGAAGAAGCGTACCTCCGCCTGCAAGCAGCGTTGGCGGATCTCCACGCCCAAGAGCGGCAGTGTCAACGTCAGCAAACGAGCTACCAACAGCAGCAGGCACAGTTGGCAGAACAACTCCAGCAACGGCAAGCCCAGTACCACAGTCAACGGTTGCAGCAACAGCAACTTGCTCAAGAGCTAGAACAGCAACAGGGCGATCGCCCCCCCTTAGTGACAGCCGTTGCCACCAGCCAAGCCACCCTCGACGCCCTACGGCAGCAAGCTCAGGAGTTGAATACGGCAGCCCAAGCTTGGTTTCAGGAGCACAGTCAGCGACGGCAGCGGATTGATGCCCTGATCCACGAACTGGAACCGAGTCGCAGTGAACTCTCTCGCCTGCAGGAGCGATCGCAACAATTGCGGCAACGGCAGGGGGAATTGCACCAAGCAGCCACCAGCTTAGAAGCTCAACAATTGGAATTGCAAGACGGGCTCACAAAAGCTGCAGCAGCAGTCCAACAAGAGGAGCAGCAACTACAAACCCTCGCCCAACAACTGGCCACAGCGCAGCAACAATTGAGCTTAACAGAAGAAACCTATCAACGCCTTGAGCGAGAACAGCGCCAAAAGCAGCGGGAGCTGGATCAACTGGAAGCACGGCAACAGGCGGTTCAGGAAAGTCAAGGGAGTTTTGCGGCGCGGCTCATTTTAAGTGCTGATCTCCCCGGCGTGTTTGGGCTGGTGGCACAGCTCGGTCAAGTGGAACCCCGCTATCAACTGGCCTTGGAAATTGCGGCCGGGGCACGCCTAGGCAATATCGTTGTGGCGGATGACAGTGTGGCGGCAGCAGCGATCGCCATCCTGAAGCGGGAACGGGCCGGTAGAGCCACATTTTTGCCCCTGAACAAGATGGCACGTCCCAAGACCCTACCCCTTATCTCTTTGGCAGGCTGTATTGACTATGCCTTGAATCTTGTGACCTTTGAGCCGCAATATGCCCCCATTTTTGCCTATGTGTTTGGCAGTACGCTGGTCTTTGAGAGCCTTGAGGCGGCGCGACTCTACCTAGGGCAATATCGGATGGTCACCCTAGAGGGAGACTTGCTAGAACCCTCAGGGGCAATGACCGGGGGTAGCTATAGTCGCACCAATACCCTCCGTTTTGGTCAGGGGGTCACCCCCCAAGAATCGGCAGAAGTCCAACAGGTGCGCGATCGCCTTGGGGAACTGGAACGCCTGTTAGATTGCCTCATTCAAGAGCGCACGCAAAAACAGGGGAGAGTGAATGAGCTGAGCCAAGCCCTGAGTGAAGCCCGCCAAAGCCATCGCGATCGCCAGCGGCAATGGGAGCAACTTCAGCAGCAACAGCAGCACCTCAACCGCCAGCAAGCAGACTTAGCGCGCCAACAGCAGCACCTTAGCCAAGAGTTAACCGCCGCAGAGACTGAACTCGCGCACCTAGAGGCTCGTCTTCCTGAACTCGAAGCAGAACTCGCCGCCGAACGCCTTACCCTCAATGCCCTTGAAGCCAATCCCAGCCATCAGCAGTGGCAGCAGCTTCAGGAACAGCTTCAGGCACAGGAAAAAATTCACGCCGACCATGTGGCCGCCCTGCAAGCGGTGGATCAAGCCTTGGGCGATCGCCACCGTCAACTCGAGCAACTGGGACGAGACCTAAAACAAACAGAACAGGAGATTCAGCGACTGCGCCAAGCCCAACAGGAGACGCTTTGTCAGCAGCAAGCCCTCGATCAGACGCTTGGGGACTTAGCGACGCAAATTCAAAGCACGCAAACTGCCCTGAGGGAATTGGACGCCCGCCTTGGCCACCTCAAGGGCGATCGCGATCGCCAAGACTACCAACTACGACAGCAGCAAAAGGACTACCAACAACTGGAATGGCAATACCAAAAAGCCAGCGACACCCTCACCACGCTGCAAGCCCAACTTCAGGAATTCAGCACCATCGAGGCACCCCCTTTACCCCAGCCATGGCCGGAAGTGCCCGCCAATCTCTCCCTCAGCGACATTCAACAGCAGTGCCAAGCCCTCGAAAAACAGCTGCGTGCCATGGAACCCGTCAATATGTTGGCGATTCAGGAATTTGAGGAGACACAAGGGCGGCTTAATGAGCTACAGGAGAAGCTCGCCGTTCTAGAAGCGGAGCGCACGGAGATCCTACTGCGGATTGAGAACTTCACCACCCTGCGTCACCAGTCCTTCCGTGAAGCTTTTGATGCCGTCAATGCCAACTTCCAAACCATTTTTGCCACCCTTTCCGAGGGTGATGGCTATTTACAACTGGAAACCCCTGAGGACCCTTTTGCCGGAGGCCTGAATCTGGTGGCGCATCCTAAGGGTAAACCCGTACAGCGCTTAGCCTCAATGTCGGGGGGAGAAAAATCCCTCACGGCCCTCAGTTTTATCTTTGCCCTACAACGCTATCGCCCTTCCCCCTTCTATGCCTTTGATGAGGTGGATATGTTTCTCGATGGTGCCAATGTTGAGCGCCTTGCCAAAATGATTCAGCAGCAGAGCCAAGAGGCACAGTTTATTGTTGTCAGTCTGCGGCGACCAATGATTGAAGCGGCTCAGCGCACGATTGGCGTCACCCAAGCGCGGGGTCAACATACCCAAGTGATTGGCCTCGATTTGACCGCTCACCATTGA
- a CDS encoding DUF3747 domain-containing protein, translating to MKYWQKFGLSLLTVACLGTIAPRPAQASMFTQTEVDQSRYVVMAVPLARGGYRLLVVEQIKDTRPCWSESGSNPVVIDPLLTTFDFTGICGRATDSNGYSIRVAQQDLGLQYGLRIEQGEGELLLVGSSNRGGPRMVIGRTHGMQEGQFLKFHLEPTWRLTRRTYEGRVLGHVYFTNDSWEAATGSAPPPATPVGTETTPAPQS from the coding sequence ATGAAATACTGGCAAAAATTTGGCCTGAGCTTATTGACGGTGGCCTGTTTGGGAACAATTGCCCCTCGGCCTGCCCAAGCCAGCATGTTTACACAAACAGAAGTGGATCAAAGCCGCTATGTGGTGATGGCCGTGCCCCTTGCCCGCGGTGGCTATCGCCTCTTAGTGGTGGAGCAAATTAAGGATACTCGTCCCTGCTGGAGTGAGTCGGGCAGCAACCCCGTGGTGATTGATCCGTTGCTGACGACCTTTGACTTTACAGGCATTTGTGGGCGGGCTACGGATAGCAATGGCTACTCGATTCGGGTGGCGCAACAGGATTTAGGGTTGCAGTATGGTCTGCGCATTGAACAGGGGGAGGGTGAGTTACTCCTTGTTGGCAGCAGCAATCGCGGTGGTCCGCGTATGGTCATTGGCCGCACCCACGGTATGCAGGAAGGGCAATTTCTCAAGTTTCATCTGGAGCCCACTTGGCGGCTAACGCGGCGCACCTATGAAGGACGGGTGCTCGGCCATGTCTATTTCACCAATGACTCTTGGGAAGCAGCCACGGGTAGCGCGCCGCCGCCAGCAACCCCCGTCGGCACAGAAACTACCCCTGCACCGCAAAGCTAG
- the smpB gene encoding SsrA-binding protein SmpB — protein sequence MGDSIKVLSENRQARFQYEILETYECGLVLLGTEVKSIRAGKVNLRDGFARIRNGEAWLMNVHISPHGSTNPSYNHDPLRDRKLLLHKQEIRKLVGKVEQKGLTLVPLKLYLKNGRVKVSLGLARGKKLHDKRQDLKRRQDKREMERAMKQR from the coding sequence ATGGGCGATAGCATCAAAGTCCTGAGTGAAAATCGCCAAGCGCGCTTCCAATACGAAATTCTGGAAACCTATGAATGTGGTCTCGTGTTGCTTGGCACTGAGGTCAAGTCCATTCGCGCTGGCAAGGTGAATTTACGGGATGGCTTTGCCCGTATCCGCAATGGTGAAGCATGGTTGATGAATGTGCACATTTCGCCCCACGGGAGTACCAACCCATCCTATAACCATGACCCCCTGCGCGATCGCAAGCTCCTCCTCCACAAGCAGGAAATTCGCAAGCTAGTGGGCAAGGTGGAACAAAAGGGGCTAACCCTTGTGCCCCTGAAGCTTTACCTAAAAAATGGTCGAGTCAAGGTCTCCCTAGGGTTAGCCCGTGGCAAGAAGCTCCACGACAAACGCCAAGACCTCAAGCGGCGCCAAGATAAGCGGGAAATGGAGCGGGCAATGAAGCAGCGCTAA
- a CDS encoding keto-deoxy-phosphogluconate aldolase (catalyzes the formation of pyruvate and glyoxylate from 4-hydroxy-2-oxoglutarate; or pyruvate and D-glyceraldehyde 3-phosphate from 2-dehydro-3-deoxy-D-glyconate 6-phosphate): MPKPQQLAFLQGLPLIAVVRAAHPTAAIARAQVYIQAGFTCLEVTWTTPDAAGVLQQLRQDAPHCTIGAASLQNPEMVKGAIAAGAQFLVTPHAALEVVPLAKEANCPLILGALTPTEILHAWQAGATAVKVFPVMAVGGASYLRALRPLLAEIPLIPCGGIGWEDVVPLWKAGAIAIGMGSQLGTDVTMLKQQVAQARQAYQALAQG; this comes from the coding sequence ATGCCCAAGCCGCAGCAGTTAGCGTTTTTGCAAGGCCTGCCCTTGATTGCAGTGGTGCGTGCTGCTCATCCTACTGCAGCGATCGCCCGCGCTCAAGTGTATATTCAAGCGGGCTTCACCTGCCTAGAGGTGACTTGGACAACCCCCGATGCTGCTGGCGTCTTGCAACAACTCCGTCAAGACGCTCCCCACTGCACCATTGGCGCTGCGAGCCTGCAAAACCCAGAAATGGTTAAAGGAGCGATCGCCGCTGGCGCACAATTTTTAGTGACCCCCCATGCAGCCCTAGAGGTGGTGCCCCTTGCAAAGGAGGCCAATTGTCCTCTGATTTTGGGGGCATTGACACCAACGGAAATTCTCCACGCTTGGCAAGCGGGAGCAACGGCAGTGAAGGTTTTTCCAGTGATGGCGGTGGGGGGGGCGAGCTATCTACGCGCCTTGCGACCCTTGTTGGCTGAGATTCCCCTGATTCCCTGTGGCGGTATTGGTTGGGAGGATGTGGTACCCCTCTGGAAAGCGGGGGCGATCGCCATTGGTATGGGCAGTCAACTGGGTACGGATGTCACAATGCTCAAGCAGCAGGTGGCTCAGGCTCGTCAGGCGTATCAGGCACTGGCGCAGGGGTAA
- a CDS encoding DUF1997 domain-containing protein, producing MTDAQEGTKLPPFIFHNQFQGWMEVYAPVQRYETYLNNHQEWFHRCAHPMKTEPVGKHGYILTIGRYGSHGYEVEPKIGLHLLPQEQGVYRIETIPVPEQPFLNYEVNFQAAMALVPMRATPETDRDLLALNVIDYTRVNWELDLRVEMYFPRFIYRLPHGLIQGTGNRVLAQIVRQVSYRLTAKVQDDFHKTIGLDLGKRWRRKRFHAERVRTLTPAPVPDTPDEPEPPAA from the coding sequence ATGACCGATGCCCAAGAGGGGACAAAGCTACCCCCCTTTATTTTTCACAACCAATTCCAAGGCTGGATGGAAGTCTATGCGCCCGTTCAACGCTACGAGACCTATTTGAACAATCACCAAGAATGGTTTCACCGCTGCGCCCATCCCATGAAAACAGAACCTGTGGGCAAGCATGGCTACATTCTCACCATTGGCCGCTATGGTTCCCATGGCTATGAAGTGGAACCCAAAATTGGACTGCACCTACTGCCCCAAGAGCAGGGGGTCTATCGCATTGAAACAATTCCTGTGCCCGAACAGCCGTTTTTGAACTATGAGGTGAATTTTCAAGCGGCCATGGCCTTGGTACCGATGCGAGCCACCCCTGAGACGGATAGGGACCTGTTGGCGCTGAATGTCATTGATTACACGCGGGTCAATTGGGAATTGGATTTGCGGGTGGAAATGTACTTTCCGCGGTTTATCTACCGTTTGCCCCATGGCCTGATTCAGGGGACAGGCAACCGCGTCTTGGCTCAAATTGTCCGCCAAGTGTCCTACCGCCTCACGGCAAAGGTGCAGGATGATTTCCACAAAACCATTGGCCTCGATTTGGGCAAACGCTGGCGCCGCAAACGGTTCCATGCTGAGCGGGTGCGCACCCTTACCCCTGCGCCAGTGCCTGATACGCCTGACGAGCCTGAGCCACCTGCTGCTTGA
- a CDS encoding glycosyltransferase: MPPVPPWLAIEHLDKPWIFWPLCLMVLLSSIVLRWGKVQQQWARVIVVGSLMAVMLHYLLWRSLATLNLRTPLEATFSLLLLAIEGFMMAGYGLQLYLLLHIKNRRPEADAAALAVKSGHYQPWVDIFIPTYNEPLTILRRTIVGCQTLDYPHKRIYVLDDTRRPALRELACELGCEYLSRPDNRHAKAGNLNHALTQTKGELIAVFDADFVPTRNFLTRTVGFFQTADIGLVQTYQSFYNPDPIARNLGLEDHLPQEVEIFSRHYQVLRDGIETALCYGSSFVVRRSALGAIGGFVTESLSEDYYTGIQLAAAGHRLIYLNESLSAGLCAEEMTAHIRQRQRWARGTLQGLFIAASPLRVPNLTGLQRLAHLEGITQWFHSPMRLLLLLLPLIAAFWGVVPLETTLRQWLYYFVPYYWLLLSTFRWLNGQSRSALVSDIYAVLQCVPLTLTVIDTLLRPFGRGFWVTPKGSYRDRYHFQWHLAAPLLVLFLLSVAAAVLNWQALHTKGLLLAWVWNLYNLVILALALYSLIERPRPDPYDWLNVQQTVELHLAWDQTTALWGTTIRLSEGGAIVHLHQPLPPSAMGVPLTCRLLEAGIDLSGQVVDMPNPTTLEIYFDPLTLVQYRQLVTLLFCEPNRWQWQKAPSELQTLWLLLHTLVSPPLSRHWMRITRPSQAKAWHRAYSYANEK, encoded by the coding sequence ATGCCCCCTGTCCCTCCTTGGCTCGCCATTGAACACTTGGACAAGCCGTGGATTTTTTGGCCATTGTGCTTGATGGTGCTTCTTAGCAGTATTGTTTTGCGCTGGGGAAAAGTGCAGCAGCAGTGGGCGCGGGTCATTGTCGTTGGCAGTTTAATGGCCGTGATGCTGCATTATCTGCTGTGGCGATCGCTCGCTACCCTCAATTTGCGCACTCCCCTAGAGGCCACCTTTAGCCTACTCCTACTGGCGATTGAAGGTTTTATGATGGCGGGCTACGGCCTGCAACTCTACCTGCTCTTGCACATCAAAAATCGTCGTCCTGAAGCGGATGCTGCTGCCCTTGCGGTCAAAAGTGGCCACTATCAGCCTTGGGTGGATATTTTTATTCCGACCTACAATGAACCCCTGACAATTTTGCGACGCACGATTGTTGGCTGCCAAACCCTCGACTATCCCCACAAACGTATCTATGTTCTTGACGATACCCGTCGCCCTGCCCTACGGGAATTGGCCTGTGAACTGGGCTGTGAGTACCTCAGCCGTCCAGACAATCGCCATGCCAAAGCGGGCAACCTGAACCATGCCCTTACGCAAACCAAGGGTGAACTGATTGCGGTCTTTGATGCTGACTTTGTTCCCACTCGTAATTTTCTCACCCGCACTGTGGGCTTTTTCCAGACCGCTGATATTGGCCTTGTCCAAACCTACCAGAGCTTTTACAATCCCGATCCCATTGCCCGTAACCTTGGCCTCGAGGATCACCTGCCTCAAGAGGTGGAAATCTTCTCCCGTCATTATCAAGTCCTGCGGGATGGCATTGAAACAGCGCTGTGCTACGGCAGTTCCTTTGTGGTGCGGCGATCGGCCCTCGGAGCCATTGGCGGCTTTGTTACTGAATCCCTCAGCGAGGACTACTACACAGGAATTCAATTGGCGGCAGCAGGTCATCGGTTGATTTACCTGAATGAAAGTCTCAGTGCGGGCTTGTGTGCAGAGGAAATGACGGCGCATATTCGTCAACGTCAACGCTGGGCACGGGGCACCCTCCAAGGATTATTCATTGCGGCAAGTCCACTGCGGGTACCCAATCTCACTGGGCTTCAGCGCCTTGCCCACCTAGAGGGGATCACGCAATGGTTCCATAGTCCCATGCGGTTGCTATTGCTGCTGTTGCCCTTGATTGCCGCCTTTTGGGGTGTCGTCCCCCTTGAAACCACCCTGCGGCAGTGGCTCTACTATTTTGTGCCCTACTACTGGCTGCTGTTGAGTACGTTCCGCTGGCTCAATGGCCAAAGTCGCTCTGCCTTGGTATCTGATATTTATGCTGTGCTTCAGTGTGTGCCGTTGACATTGACAGTGATTGACACGTTGTTGCGTCCCTTTGGTCGCGGCTTTTGGGTCACCCCCAAGGGGAGTTATCGCGATCGCTACCATTTTCAGTGGCACCTAGCGGCACCGCTCCTCGTGCTTTTTCTTCTCTCTGTGGCGGCTGCTGTATTAAATTGGCAGGCATTACACACCAAGGGGCTACTATTGGCTTGGGTCTGGAACCTCTACAATCTGGTAATTCTCGCCCTTGCCCTCTACAGCCTCATCGAACGCCCCCGCCCCGATCCCTATGATTGGCTCAATGTCCAGCAAACCGTTGAACTCCATCTCGCTTGGGATCAAACCACTGCCCTGTGGGGCACGACAATTCGCCTTTCTGAAGGGGGGGCGATCGTGCATCTGCATCAACCCCTCCCCCCCTCCGCAATGGGTGTACCCCTCACCTGTCGGCTTTTGGAGGCAGGCATTGACCTCAGCGGCCAAGTTGTTGATATGCCCAATCCAACGACCCTAGAGATTTACTTTGACCCCCTGACCTTGGTTCAATACCGCCAATTGGTCACCTTACTTTTTTGTGAACCCAACCGTTGGCAATGGCAAAAAGCCCCCAGTGAATTACAAACCCTGTGGCTGCTTCTGCACACTCTCGTCTCGCCTCCCCTGAGTCGTCACTGGATGCGGATCACCCGCCCTAGTCAGGCAAAAGCGTGGCATCGAGCCTACAGCTATGCCAATGAAAAATGA